One stretch of Marinobacterium iners DNA includes these proteins:
- a CDS encoding substrate-binding periplasmic protein: MLRNKLLTLLISLMAGLLGNEQAFARLYDDVIDSGYIRIGVYKDFPPYSWEEQGKPAGLDVDIARHIADKLELDLQLHWITPDEGLEDDLRNNVWRGHYLDKDEDNPLALKNVADVMLRVPYDKAYAYKQDSLGYLINEFVVMMAPYHEERWQVAYDSQRLDSVKTVAVFQYEPVGVEVDTVPAFYFTSALNGRLRDKTRHYVNPRAAFEAMEQGEVAAVMAMRSEIDWLLEQGGNPRFRLAENSFPTMGRQMWDVGIAVRETDRQLGYAVEAVLDDMIRGGQMKQIFERYGVRFSAPSFYQVEQAAQTQAQ; this comes from the coding sequence ATCCCTGATGGCAGGCCTGCTCGGAAACGAGCAGGCTTTTGCGCGTTTGTATGATGACGTGATCGACTCGGGATATATTCGTATCGGTGTCTACAAGGACTTTCCACCGTATTCATGGGAGGAACAGGGCAAGCCTGCCGGGCTGGATGTGGATATCGCTCGCCACATTGCGGATAAGCTGGAGCTTGATCTGCAGCTGCACTGGATCACGCCCGACGAAGGTCTCGAAGATGACCTGCGCAACAATGTCTGGCGGGGTCACTACCTGGACAAGGATGAAGACAATCCTCTTGCGCTGAAAAACGTGGCAGATGTGATGCTGCGAGTGCCCTATGACAAGGCCTATGCCTACAAACAGGATTCACTGGGGTATTTGATCAACGAATTCGTGGTCATGATGGCGCCCTATCATGAAGAACGCTGGCAGGTCGCCTATGACTCGCAGCGGTTGGACTCAGTCAAAACCGTTGCGGTGTTTCAGTATGAGCCTGTAGGGGTCGAGGTTGATACTGTGCCGGCTTTCTATTTCACATCCGCTCTGAATGGCCGGCTGCGTGACAAGACTCGCCATTACGTCAACCCGCGTGCTGCGTTCGAGGCCATGGAGCAGGGTGAGGTTGCAGCCGTGATGGCAATGCGATCAGAGATCGACTGGTTGCTGGAGCAGGGCGGCAATCCACGCTTCAGGCTGGCGGAAAACAGCTTCCCGACCATGGGCAGGCAGATGTGGGATGTAGGTATTGCGGTGCGTGAGACTGATCGTCAACTGGGGTATGCCGTTGAGGCAGTACTCGACGACATGATCAGGGGCGGTCAGATGAAGCAGATCTTCGAGCGTTATGGGGTGCGTTTCAGTGCGCCGTCTTTCTATCAGGTGGAGCAGGCAGCCCAGACTCAAGCGCAATAA